The window TCCCAGTTAGATTCAGTGCCTTCTGTGCCAACCTTGCCCAAGTAAGAACAAGAAATACATATAGCTTGTCATATACCTTGTCGAAGAGCCGGAAATATGCAATCCTCCATGTTTTCTTGAAGAGCATGGTACATAACACCACCCAAAGGCCAACGACAAACCCTGACCCAAGCCCGAGGTAAAACAACGTTGAATCAGACACACGTGCACTTCTCTTGGTATCACCATCAACTAGCTTTGTTGCATTATTACTTCTTGAACAATTCCGTTGGAGAGGATGCCCACAGAGACCAATGTTGCCGCTGTACATATATGGATAGTTGTCGTAGAGAGTGTCAAGTTGCGATCCCGGTGGTATTCTTCCGGACAGATTGTTGTAGGACAAATCCAAAGATTCCAAATAGGTCAGATTTGATAGGCTCAGTGGAATTTCCCCACAAAGTTTGTTCCTTGATAGGTCCAATGATTCCAGTGATTCCATGGACCCAATACTGCGTGGAATTTCTCCAGTCAAGTAGTTCCAAGAAATATTCAGGTTCATCAATCCATTCACAGAAGTAATTTCTTCTGGAATTACTCCAGTTAAGTAATTCAAGGATAAGTCAATGCTCGACATATTAGCAAATGATTGTTTATAATGAAGCTCTTGTCGCTTTGTGAGCACGGGCAAAATAAATTGAGGCTCCATCCAGTTCGAGTCTACGTTCAAGTATCGCACCTGACCTGCCATGCCCGTCAAAGTTGAAAGATTGCGAGGTATAACACCAGACAATCTGTTGCCAGCTACATCAAAATTGAACATTTCTCCAAGATTGATGATGCTGGATGGAATACTCCCAGAGAACATATTATAGCTTAATCCTATATACTCTAATGCCATCAAGTCTCCTATCCATTCAGGCAATCTTCCAGAGAACTTATTTCTTGATAGATCTAGAAACTTTATATTTGTGCTTTGCAGAAAAGATGGGAACTTTCCCGAGAACATATTGTTACTCAATATAAGACTCCGTATGTTTCCCATCTTGATACATTGAGGAAATTCTCCCTCCAACTGGTTGATTCTTAAATCCAAGCACTTCAACTTTTGGGTTTTGCAGATAGATCTTGTAATACGACCTGATAGAGAATTGTTAGATATGgagaaacaagtgagattttctggcAGTGGAGGTATTTCACCAGTTATTTGGTTTCTATCTAGATAGAGATAGTTCACTGACATGGATTCCATATTTTTTGGCAGGCTTCCACTAATCTGGTTGTGGGAGAAGTTCAAAAATATAGCTTGTGAAAGTGTTGTCGAGAACCAGTATGGGAGCTGACCGGTTATACCAGTGTCTGACATATCAATGTAATCAGCTCTAGGCAACAACCGAAGCCAAGAAGGAAAATGAGGACCTATTTGGCAAGATGCAAANNNNNNNNNNNNNNNNNNNNNNNNNNNNNNNNNNNNNNNNNNNNNNNNNNNNNNNNNNNNNNNNNNNNNNNNNNNNNNNNNNNNNNNNNNNNNNNNNNNNNNNNNNNNNNNNNNNNNNNNNNNNNNNNNNNNNNNNNNNNNNNNNNNNNNNNNNNNNNNNNNNNNNNNNNNNNNNNNNNNNNNNNNNNNNNNNNNNNNNNNNNNNNNNNNNNNNNNNNNNNNNNNNNNNNNNNNNNNNNNNNNNNNNNNNNNNNNNNNNNNNNNNNNNNNNNNNNNNNNNNNNNNNNNNNNNNNNNNNNNNNNNNNNNNNNNNNNNNNNNNNNGGATTATTAGATAAATCTATATACTGTAAGTTCGTGAAACCATAGAAATGTTCTTCGGTGATGACACCTGTCAAATTGTTGTTTCTTAGGTCTAGGATAATCAAATCGTTGATCCTACCAATCTCAGTGGGCACGGGTCCATTCATATAGTTATCAGAGAGGATGAGAGTGGCCAAACTGCTGAATTGGGCAAGCCCAGCTGGTAGGGTCCCGGTGATATTGTTTCCATTCAAATACAGTTCTCTTAGTCGGCTGGACGAGCAATGTGGCAAGCTCTCATGCAACTCTGCCATGTTCCCATACGAGAGACCTTCTTCAAGGTATAGTACTTCCAAATTGCATAGGTTTCTCATCAACCCTGGCGCTATGATGCCGCCGGGGCCGCCGTCGAGATACTTGTTGTATGAAAAGTCAAAGACTTGAAGGGATGTCATTTGTCCTAGTGTCTTGGGAAAATGACCATACAAAAAGGTTTCTCGAAGGTAGAGGTACTTGAGACTTGTCAAATTCCAAAACCAACAGGACTCGGAGGGGTGATCAAAATGGTTGTAGCTGAGATCAAGCCTCTCAAGTTTTGTGAGGTTCAAGCGTGGGAGCTGTTGGTTGGCATTATGAAGCGAGCAACCAGAAAGATAGAGAACTTGCAAAGAAGGAATCATATTCACGATACGAGGCCAATCATGTACCATGGTGAGATTGAACCCACCAAGGTCAAGATGGTGTAGCAAAGGTAGATGTGTTAAGCTTAAAAAATCTGTTGGTTGCACTATGGTGTAGGTGGTGTAGGAAAGGTCGAGATACTGCAGCTTAGAGAGGTTACCAAGCTGACGAAGCAACGTGTCGTCATCGACCGGTACATTGGAAAGGTTCAGGTATCTCAAGTTTTTTAGAGAGCCCCATAGTTTTGGAACATGACCGCAATTGCTACATATATATGGAAAATTCCAGGCGAGATCAAGGTGCTTCAAATGCTCCAAAGAAAATAGAGATGGACTTATCTGGCCATCCAAAGATGTTGTCCGACCAGTATAAAATTCCTGATCAAAGTACGAGTAGCTATTTCCAAGTCGAAGCTGGAGGACATGGCCAGTCCGGTTGCTGCACCTTATGCCCCTCCACCGGCAGCAGTCGCTGCCTCGCCGCCACGAGGCGAGACGACCCGAGGGGTCATCTGTGACACCGCGTTTGAACGCCAGCAGGGCATCACGCTCCCGCGGCACGCAGGCAGCTGTGCCGGTGCCGGTGCCATTGCTCAGAGCAAAGGTTGCGGCGGCTGCTGATACAAGGAGGAGGAACTTGGTGGTGGGAGGCATGGTAGTTTGGGAAATGGGAACGATGTGTGCACGAGTACTCAAGGGAGCACACACACGCCCGTAATTTATATTCCTGTTACAGTCGTTGCGTACAGAAGAATTAACTGGACGGTAACACAGATATTTACATCGGACGGTCGGAGGCGGGCGTCAACGGTGGGTGGGTTCCAGTGGCCGCATGGGTAACGCCTTGAGTCAAGTCTTCGTTTGTTTGCTCCCAGTGTCATTCGCCCATGGCTGCCCCTACGGTTACGTCGAGCGGACTGTTAAATTCCACCGATCGAGGCACACGCCACGATCGCTGGCCACACACCGGTGATGTACGCCTGACTTTGGTGTGTGAACATATCGAGGTAGGCTTTGGCATCGCACGCCACGCCTAATCGAGGGCGTTTGCCGTGCCGGACTGCCGGACAGGGAACGGTACAAACAAATCCAACGATGAGTCCAAAACACAAAGATTTGGCAACACAAAGATTTGGCCGCTATACCATCTTCTTT is drawn from Triticum dicoccoides isolate Atlit2015 ecotype Zavitan chromosome 6B, WEW_v2.0, whole genome shotgun sequence and contains these coding sequences:
- the LOC119320619 gene encoding receptor-like protein EIX2 gives rise to the protein MPPTTKFLLLVSAAAATFALSNGTGTGTAACVPRERDALLAFKRGVTDDPSGRLASWRRGSDCCRWRGIRCSNRTGHVLQLRLGNSYSYFDQEFYTGRTTSLDGQISPSLFSLEHLKHLDLAWNFPYICSNCGHVPKLWGSLKNLRYLNLSNVPVDDDTLLRQLGNLSKLQYLDLSYTTYTIVQPTDFLSLTHLPLLHHLDLGGFNLTMVHDWPRIVNMIPSLQVLYLSGCSLHNANQQLPRLNLTKLERLDLSYNHFDHPSESCWFWNLTSLKYLYLRETFLYGHFPKTLGQMTSLQVFDFSYNKYLDGGPGGIIAPGLMRNLCNLEVLYLEEGLSYGNMAELHESLPHCSSSRLRELYLNGNNITGTLPAGLAQFSSLATLILSDNYMNGPVPTEIGRINDLIILDLRNNNLTGVITEEHFYGFTNLQYIDLSNNFASCQIGPHFPSWLRLLPRADYIDMSDTGITGQLPYWFSTTLSQAIFLNFSHNQISGSLPKNMESMSVNYLYLDRNQITGEIPPLPENLTCFSISNNSLSGRITRSICKTQKLKCLDLRINQLEGEFPQCIKMGNIRSLILSNNMFSGKFPSFLQSTNIKFLDLSRNKFSGRLPEWIGDLMALEYIGLSYNMFSGSIPSSIINLGEMFNFDVAGNRLSGVIPRNLSTLTGMAGQVRYLNVDSNWMEPQFILPVLTKRQELHYKQSFANMSSIDLSLNYLTGVIPEEITSVNGLMNLNISWNYLTGEIPRSIGSMESLESLDLSRNKLCGEIPLSLSNLTYLESLDLSYNNLSGRIPPGSQLDTLYDNYPYMYSGNIGLCGHPLQRNCSRSNNATKLVDGDTKRSARVSDSTLFYLGLGSGFVVGLWVVLCTMLFKKTWRIAYFRLFDKVYDKLYVFLVLTWARLAQKALNLTGKLG